In bacterium, the DNA window GAACCTTCCGCCACCCACTGGCTGTTGCAATCTCATTACAAAAAAGAAACTCTTTGCCGCTGGAAAAAGGATTCCAGCTGTGGATTCATTACAATCAACGGTTGCTTCGACTCCACAAGATGGATGACTTCCCTGTGGTTGGATATGATCTCGATGAGCCGGAAACTTACTGTAAAAAAGTAGCCGCAATGGCTGCGTTGCTTGGACTGAATCCAAATACTACCGGAATTCGTAATTTTGTTTCGAAACAGCTACAGCATTACGCGCATGGAGCGATGAATGATATTCCAGAATCCTGTCTGCATCTGTATTCGCAGCTGAAAAGGGTTGAATTCATCCCATGACCGAGATGCCGAACGATAAGAAATTTGTTTTCATTTGCGGTCTTCACAGGAGTGGCACTTCCATTCTTTTTCAATCGCTGAGAGATCATCCGATGATCAGCGGCTTCAGAAACACAGGAGTTTATGAGGATGAAGGACAGTTTCTTCAAACGGTGTTCCAGCCGGCTCGTGCCTATGGTGGGCCGGGAAGGTTCGGATTCGATCCGAATTCGTATTTGGATGAACAGTCTTCTGTTGCATCGAAAGAAAACTCCGTGCGCTTATTTCACGACTGGGCCAGATACTGGGATTTGAATAAACCTGTCCTTCTGGAAAAATCTCCACCCAATCTGGTTCGCACCCGATTCTTACAGACTCTGTTTCCGAATTCTTTCTTTGTCGTCATCCTGAGACATCCGGTCGCTGTATCCTGCGCGATGAAAAAATGGGAAATGGAAGACATCGAAACTCTCTTGAAGCACTGGATCATCTGCTATCAAGTATTTGACAGAGATAAGGAGTATTTAAGTAAAGTTCACACTATCAAGTACGAAACACTTGTGAACAATCCTGTGGCTGAGTTCAACCGCATTCTCGATTTTCTTGAACTTCCTCACCACACGGTTCAAACGAAAATTCAAAGTGACCTGAACGCAAAATATTTTCAGCAGTGGCCACCCGCGGAACGGATGAAATACAGCGAGCTTGAAACGGATGTCAGAAACTTTGGATATAGCCTGATCGATTTGAACTTTTGTGAGTCTTATTAGATGATGATCAACAAAATTTTCGGAATCGGGCTCAGCCGCACAGGAACAACGAGTCTGGCTGAAGCTCTGAATCTACTCGGCATCAAAACCATACATTTTCCTTCCGACTTAAAAACTTTCGAAGAGCTCAAAAGTGGGAACTATCGCTTGAGTATCCTGGAAACATATCAGGGTGCAACGGATATTTCGGTCGCCCCCTTTTATGCTCAACTGGACAAAATCTATCCGAACAGCAAATTTATCCTGACTGTTCGTGATCCTGATTCCTGGATCAGCTCAGTGGAAAAGCATTGGAATCTTGCGCAACGCTGGACCGGTGGAGCCTATCCGTTTATCGAATTCATCCGGGCGGCGGTTTACGGAACCGTACAGTTTCAGGAGCATCGCTTCAGGTTTGTTTATGAGACGCACTGCAGGAATGTAAGAGAGCATTTTGAAAATCGTCCGGAGGATTTTCTCATGATGGATATTTGCAACGGCGACGGCTGGGAAAAACTTTGCCTTTTTCTTGGATTGTCGCCACCGGATCAGCCGTTTCCGAATCGTAATCAAGCTTCAGGAAACCGGCAGTGGGCGGAAGCGCTTGATTCGGCAGCCGCAAGCCTGCAAGCGCATTTTCCGTCCGGATTACGTTTCGCTCTGATAGGTTCCGGCAAGCTTGGAATCAACATTCCAGAAGTTCTACCGGTGGAGAACCGGAATGGTATTGACTGGGGATCCCCATCCGATGACCAAGAGGCGATTCGAGAAGTGGAGGAATTGCGCGGTAAAGGTGTTCGTCATCTTGTGTTTTTCTTTCCATTTTTCTGGTGGTTTGATTATTACCATGATTGGAATCGTTACATAAACTTGCATTCGCATTGCATTGCAAGAACAGATCAACTCATCATCCTGGAACTCCATTGAAGATATGAAAATATTTCTGGCCGGACTCATTTCTCAGTATGTTTATTCGCCTGGATCAGTCTGGTACAGAATGCAGTTCGCAATCGGGTTGAAACGGCTCGGTCATGATGTCTACTGGATGGAAGAGATCGGACCGGACTGGTGTCGATCCGCGGATGGAAAAGTTTCTCCCTACAGTCAAAGCCTGCATCCGGAGCGCTTTCGCTATACGATGGAATACTTCGGATTGTCTGAAAATTCTTGCCAGATTTATAACGCCGGTGAAGATACCTGTGGTCTTTCGATGAAAACATTTAGGGAGTTGAGCCATGACGCAGATCTATTGATCAATTTTTCCGGACATCTGAAAACCGATTCCTTGCTCAGAGCTTTTAAACGTCGAGTTTATGTGGATGTAGATCCTGTCTACACTCAGCTCTGGCATTCGGAATACAAAGCAGATTTGAAGTTCGAGCTCTATGATGTTTTCTTTACCAGGGGACTGAACATCGGAACACAATACTGCACAATTCCGGTCAGCGGTATCCCGTGGCAACCGATCCTTCCGCCTGTTGTGCTGGATTACTGGTCTGAGAACCATCAACATCCGGACTGTAGTGGTTTCACGAGTGTCGGCTCCTGGACCGGCAATTCCGATCTGCAGTATCGGGGAGAATGGTACCGGTCCAAATACGCTGAATTCCCTCATTACGCTGATTTGCCAGCGTCAACAGGAGAGCAGTTCGAAATTGTAATGAGAAACTGGCATCCCAATTCGAAAGAAATTCACAATTTGAAACAGAAAGGTTGGAACATCATTCCAGGAGAGGAAATCGGTGATCTGGAAAAATACAAAAAATTCATTGAGCGTTCGCGGGCTGAGTTCGGCATCGCAAAACATGCATATGTAAAATCAAATTCCGCTTGGTTCAGTGAACGCTCCACTCATTATCTTGCAAGCGGAAAGCCTGTACTCGCACAAAGCACAGGTTTTGAAAGAGTTCTGCCGGCTGGTGAAGGCTTGCTTTCGTTCCAGTCATTCGAGGAAGCTGTTGTAGGGATCAAAGAGATCAACAGAAACTACGAAAAACATTCCAGGGCTGCCCGCCGGCTTGCTGAAGAATATTTCGACTACCGGAAAGTGTTACCCGAATTTCTCGAAAAATCCTTCCAATAACATCGCTATTCCTTTTCGCGATCAGAGAAAGGTTTGTGAAGAAAAGCCTTTTTCTTAATTCTGGTACTGAGCATTTCCACCGGAATTTGAATCGAAAGGGTTGTCTCTGTAATTCTCCCTAATTCTGCAGCGAGGAAAGGAGCTCCCAGTTTGTTCGCAATCTGTATCAAACCGGCTGATGAACGCTCAAGAGATTGTCTGCGAAGCTGCGAGTCATGACGATAGAGAATGCCGTGATCCAGAAGACTTTCGAATTGATTCGACACTCGCATCAGGACGACTTCACGATCGATCTCCGTAAGCGTATCGATGCTTGCGTATATTTGAGGAATGAGTTTCGGATTCCATTTCAAATTCGTATAACGGAAAACAATCTCTTCAATTTCTTCTCCGACGTTTTTTCTGAGATATTCGCGATTCACATCGGTCATCCCTTTTTCAGGAGTGCCAAAGTCACCGTGGATGTAAGCCGCATGAAGAAGAGCTGAGGCAATCAGCGCCGCTCTTGCACGCAGGGAGCACAGGACGCTTGCTGTGCCTACGAGGTGATTGAGAAAAGGTTTTCCGGAAGGGGAGAAAACGCCTGTGAACAAATCCATCGCGACTTCATATGACTGGTGGATCCGGGCAACTTCATCGTCAGAATAACCGGCCGAACGAAGCTGGTTGTAAAGCTGAATGTTGGTTTGCGCGTAATCACCGTTCATTGTACAAATGTAACGCGATTATTCAATTCATTGCAATCCAGCGCGATTTTTCATTTCGCTTCCTGATTTATGCGAAATAATTGAAACACAAGCGGGGAGAAAAATACAAAGTGTTTGATCAAGTTAGCGAATCGTGGCTCAAAGGATCGGTGATTGATCGCTTTGAGGAAGTGGTTGCGGAGCATGGCGATCGGCCCGCGATTGATGATGGCTCGCTTCAATTGACTTATGCCGAATTGGCAAAGCTGGTGGAACGAATTGCAGCAGTGGTTCATGCGACCGCAGGTTCTCAACGAGGACCGGTGGGAGTTCTGCTGGATCAGGAAACACGTTTCCCGGCTGCCCTGCTTGGAGTATTGCGAGCAAGGCGCCCTTATGTTCCCTTGGACGCGAGTTTTCCACTAAAACGGAACCGTCAGATCGCTGCTCATGCTGGAGTGATCGCGATGATTTCATCCGGCAACCTGCTTTCTCTTGCGCAAGAGCTGGCGCCGTCCGGTGTGCCGGTCATTGATCTCGATTCGCTTGACAACGCTTCAACAGGTTCGCTGCCTTCACGACCGAATCCCGATGATTTGAGCTACATTATTTATACTTCTGGAACAACCGGCAAACCCAAAGGTGTTTTTTTCGTTCACACAAACGCAGTCTTCGTTGCGGCTGATTACGCCGATGCCGCGTGTATCACATGCGAAGATCGCGTCGCGCTTGTTCATTCGCCGAGCGTAGCTGCTGCTGTGCGTTGCATGTTGCCGGCATTGCTGACCGGCGCTGCTCTGCATGTGATGGCGCCGCGCCGTCTGGGCGCTTCGGGTCTTGTCGCAGCAATTCGCAACCGACGCATCACCGTGCTGAATGCAGTGCCACGACTCTTCCGTCATCTGGTGAATGCTCTTCCACCGGGAGAGCGTTTCGAAAGCATCCGGTGGGTTCATCTCGCGGGTGATCGGGTCGTATGGAGCGATGTGGAAAGCTTCTGCCGTTGCTTCCCCGGGCATGCAAAATTGATGGTGGCTATGGCATCCACTGAATGCGCAACGGCCATCTCTCAGTGGGTGGTCAATGGGGATCGGGAAAGCATCGGACCGCTTGTGCCAGTCGGACGTGATCTCCCGCATCGCAAGATTACTCTAATCAACGAAGAGGGAAACCAAGTTCCGGATGGACAGGCCGGCGAAATGATCGTGACAAGCCAGTATTTATCCGGCGGTTACTGGAAGGATCCAGAATCGACCGCTGGTTCGTTCCAGTGTGATCCGGATGACAAAACAATTCGCTCTTTTCGCACCGGAGATCTTGCGCGGCGAAGACCGGATGGACTGCTGGAGTTTCTGGGACGGGGCGATGAACGTGTGAAGTTGCGTGGCTATCGCGTTGAACTTGGCGAAGTTGAAGCAACCCTACGCGAAATCCAAGGCGTGGATGATGCTGCTGTTCTTATATGCCATCGCGCAGATGGTGAAGCGCTGGCCATTGTGGCCTATATCACGGTGTGCGCACATCAAAAACTAACATCGGACTCAATCTTGCTGGAACTTTCGGATAGACTTCCGCAATACATGCTTCCTGCTGCGATATACATTTTGGATTCGATGCCGCTGCTGCCAAACTACAAGATCGATCGCGAGAGTTTACAGAAACTGGATCTCGCTCGTGAGTGGGCTGTTCCTCAGGCTCCTTCTGCGATAGCGTCCCAACTTGCCGCAATATTCGAGCGCGTGCTGGATGTATCTGATGTTTCCTCTGAAGATACGGTCTTTTCACTCGGCGGTGATTCATTGCACGCATCCATGATTGCCGTGGAAATAGAAAAGGCATTCGGTTTTCAGATTTCTCCGGATGTTGTGCTGGCGACCAGCGGAACCATAGGCGGTCTTGCGGCATGGATCGTTTCGCAGCAAGAGGAGAATGCATGACCGGAGAAGGATGGTTTGAACCATATGCGCAGCTTGCAACCCAACTCGAGCATGCTTTTCAAAAGAAAGATCAACCCGCATTCGAAAAGGCAAACGTGAATCACTGGGTTCTCGCGTGCGAGTTTCTTGTATGGCAAGGCCGGCTGGATGTGCTTGAATTCTCCGTGCGCCAGTTGCATGCAGCATATCCATCCTTAAGATATGCGGCATCGATGACAGGAGTGTTTGACAACATTCCGGCTGGTCCGTTGCCGCTTCTGAACTTCTCCGACAACTTCGAAGCAGATTTACAGATCGTTGAACGTCCCGGCAGCGACAAAGTTCTGATTGCGTTCTGCGGTCATATGCAGCGCCTCGGCTTGCCACTGGGCCTGATGCATCTCTGGTTGGGACGCCTGCCGGTCAGTCTCATTTACCTTCGTGATTTCCAGAAATCGGCCGGCGGTCTTGGTTATCCCTCGCTGGGACCCGATCGCGCAACAACGATGAAGTCTTTAAGGGAATTGATTTCACGTCTCGGCGCAAAAGAGATTTTCACTTTTGGAAACTCTTCCGGTGTTTTCGCTGCGCTCCATTACGGTCTGAATCTCGGAGCAACGGCCACACTATGCACTGGAGGCGTGACCAATCTTGCGATCGAGTCCATCACAGGAACCCGTGTCGAATCCAAAATGTCGCGGCTATTAAAAAATGCTCCCGAGTACGCGGTCGACTTGCGCGAGCTATATGCGCATGCGGAAAAGTGTCCAAGAGCCATCATCGTGTACGGCAAAGAATGTAAGAAAGACAGGCAACAAGCGGAGAACATGGCAGGATTTCCAATGGTGGAACTGCTTCCGATTGAAGATTGCATAGAACACAATGTCATCGTGCACCTGTTGAGTCGCGGAATATTCCCCGCGCTGCTGAACCGCTTCCTGGGAATCTAGAAGGGCGCGAGCTCATTTTCGTCCTACAATAGCATTGTGAATATCGATGCGGCTCTTTCCAGCCAGTTTTCGGAGAAAGGTTTTGCCGGCCCCATTCCGATCTTAAACCGGGAAGAATGCAGGCGGGCGCTCTATCTTCGAAATAGCGGATCCGGTGTGTATAAGGGAAACGCAATGGTGAATTATGGCTTCTATGAGATCGCATGCAGAGCTGACATCATCGATCTGGTCCGAGAATTAATCGGAGAAGATATTTTTCTATGGGGCGCGCGAATCATTCATAGAAATGCCGGTTCCGCACATCCATGGCATACCGATATCGAATGCTCCGGCGATTCGGGTAAGGCGGTGAATGTGTGGATCGGACTCGAAAGAACAAATGAACAAACCGGACTTCAACTTCTTTCTCATTCTCATACGTTTGGCTGCACTCTGCAGGAAGTCGCTCATGGTGCAGGCAAAAAGCGGTGCGAAGTAACAAGCGAAGATATTCTTCAGTGGGGAAAGCAGCGGAATTCCCAAAGTCAATTGGTGCGAATGGAAATGCATGATGGAGAAGCGTTGGTCATGGATGGGAATCTCTGGCACTTTTCCCAGAACACGATGCAGGAAGGAACACGTGTCGCACTCCTTTTGCAATACGCTTCGCCCGACAAGACCATCCGTCTGCCACGACAACACAGTTATGAATGGCCTTTTCAGTTTTCAGATGAAAGGACTCCCTGCATCCTGATCAACGGATCCGATCGATTTGGATTCAATCAGATAGCATCGCCTGCACAACCAAACCCGTTGTGGCCGAACTGGATCCAGAAGATCGAATCGTTGTCATGGGTGAACAAAAAACCAGGCTGGAAAAGCGCCAGTATTTCCAGAAGCGGAATCGGAGCATTGAGTAAATTCAATTGCCACGTATCCACGCTCGAAGAGGAGAAGACGCCGCATCCGCCCCATCAGCATCCGGAAGAAGAGTTATTTCTTGTGCTGTCAGGTCAAGTGGAAATTATTCGTGTGAACGAGAACCAGGAAACAACACAAGAGCGGATCGGTCCCGGATCCTTCGTGTATCACGCCGCTTACCAGCGCCATACCATTCGCAATGCAGGTCCTGGCCGCGCGATGTATCTTATGTTCAAATGGGAGGGGTCGCCTCGACCCGATCAGCAAGAGCGCTTACAGTCATCCACATTTCACGTATGGGAAGGAAGAAAGTGGAACCGGCAGGGATTCAGACAGATTCGAATGTTTCATCAACCCACGTTGTACCTGGAAAAGTTGCACGCTCATTTTTCAGTTCTCCATCCTGGAACAGGATATCCTGCGCACAGGGATCCTTACCATGTTGCAATCGTTGTGCTGAAAGGAACAGTAAACACGCTGGATCAGGAAGCCGGACCAGGCAGCGTGATTTTTTATCATGCGAACGAACCACACGGCATGGAGAACCACGGCGCTTCAAAAGCGTCCTATCTGGTATTTGAGTTTCATGAATAGCCCTCTGGAGAAGCATCAAAAAGTTTTTGGAATCGGACTCGCTAGAACCGGCACCACGAGTCTTTGTAGAGCGCTAAATCTTCTGGGAATTCCAACCATTCACTATCCATGTGGGGAGGAAATTTTTTCAGATTTGAAAAACGGAAACTACAAGCTCTCGATCATGCGGAAGTATCAAGGGGCCGCAGACATTCCAGTTGCTCCTTTTTATCCGCAGCTGGATCAGGAATTTCCCGGAAGCAAATTCATTCTGACGATTCGAGAGGAAGATTCCTGGATCAGGTCCGTGGAGAATCACTGGCGGCGTTCTGCAAGATGGTTGGGGGAACATTACGCGTTCATTGAATTCATTCGCGCCTGCGTATTTGGAACGATCGATTTCAACGAGGATCGCTTTCGTTATGTATACCGTACGCACTTTCGCAATGTCACCGAATACTTCGCACATCGGCCGGATGATCTTTTGGCGATCGATGTTTGCAAAGGGGAAGGATGGGAAAAACTCTGTCCGTTTCTCGGTTTTCCCATTCCGGACATTCCGTTTCCTTCGATGAATCAAACAGAAGGAAAATGGGACGATATGGATCGCGTGGATGCCGCGCTGAAACGGGCGTTATCCATTCTTCCTCCTGAATCCAATTTCATCCTGATTGGGCGTGGGAAAGTCGGCAATGTGACTCCGGCTCTTTTCACCGGTCTTCCAGGCCTCGATTGGGGCGCCCCCGAAAATGATCAAGATGCGATTCAGGAAATTGACCAAATCACAAAAAATGGAACTCGATTTCTTGTTTTTCTGTGGCCATTTTTCTGGTGGTTCGAATATTTTCCCGAACTCCACTCTCATCTGCAAAGAAACTTTCACTGTCTGGCATCGAATAACGACATCGTTATTTACGCAAAGGCTGTCTGATGCTCTCTCCACATCAAAAAGTATTCGGAATCGGCCTCAGTAAAACCGGCACTGCCAGCCTGGGACGGGCTTTGAACTTACTCCGAGTGAAGACGATTCATTGTCCTTCGGACAACGCCACTTTGAGCGAGTTGAAGAGTGGAAATTACAAGCTTTCGATCCTGAACAGGTTTCAGGGAGTTGTGGATACACCGGTGGTTCCTTTTTATCCGCAGCTGGATCAGGAATTTCCCGGAAGCAAATTCATTCTCACAATTCGCGAGATCGATTCATGGATCGAATCCATGCGGCATCATCTCAGTTTTGTGTCGCGATGGAGCAATGGCAGTTTACCCTTCTTTGCCTTTATTGACGCATGCGTATATGGAACGCTGCAGTTTCATGAAGGACGGCTCCGCTATGTCTATGAAAGGCATCTTGGAAACGTGACCGATTATTTTTCGGACCGGCCATCGGATCTATTGATTCTCAATATCTGTGGAGGAGAAGGCTGGGAAAAACTGTGTCCGTTTCTTGGGTTACCGGCGCCTTCAAAGCGATTTCCAAAACTGAATCGTTCGCGACGGAATCAGTGGATTTCACCGCCGGAGGTTGAAGCAGCAATCCAGAGAATTCACGATCTACTCCCTTCTGGCGCTAGATTTGCGGTTGCAGGATACAACAAATTGTTTCTGGACATACCAGGCGCAATGGATCTACCTCTGCCTGCAACCGATGAAGATGCGATGGAACAACTCCATGAGCTAAAACAAAACGGAGTGAAATATTTCATTTTGTTATCGCCATTTTTCTGGTGGCTTGAGCACTATGTTGAATTCCACGATTCGCTGAAACGCGACTTTCGTACGGTGGTTCAGGATGCTCATCTAGTGATCTTTCAGCTAAATTGAGATATGCGAGTCATCGCTCTTCTGGCTACCTATAATGAAGAACGTTTCATCCGCGATTGTCTGCAAAATCTAATTCGCCAGGGTGCCGAAATTTACCTCATTGACAATAGTTCCGAGGATCAAACCGTGGAAATCGCGAATCAATTCCTCAATCGCGGTCTGATTGGAATCGAAGACTTGCCGCGAAACGGTGTATTTGACTTGAAACCTATTTTGAAACGCAAAGAAAGACTGGCCCAAATGCTAAAAGCGGACTGGTTCCTTCATGTGGATGCTGATGAAATTCTATTACCTCCGAAAAAGTTCCGTACGCTATCAGATGCATTTCATGAAGTGGAACGGGCAGGTTACAACGCTGTTAATTTTCAAGAATTCACATTTATTCCAACCAGAGAAAGTCCGGAACATGATCATCCCGAATTTCAAACAACAATGCGCTGGTATTATCCGTTCTTGCCTCGTTTCCCGCATCGTGTGAATGCATGGAAGAGTCAGGAGGCGCGTGTGAATCTTGCGCAATCGGCCGGACATAAAGTGAGGTTTCCCGGGTTGCGCCTGTATCCGGAGTCTTTCCTCATGCGCCATTATCTTTTTCTCAGTATTGGTCATGTTCTTCGCAAATACGGTCTCAGAAAATATGCTGAGACTGCATTGCGCAAAGGCTGGCACCGATCGCGCGTGGATTGGGGTCATCTTACTTCAGTGAACATACGTTTGCCTTCTCAGACAGAACTGCGAGCGTATTTTTCGGATGATCAACTGGATCCGTCAAACCCGTGGACGCGCCATTTTCTGTCATTTTAAACCGGAGATGCCGGCAGAATGCCGGCGGTCATTTATGCCAGCCTGGAGGCTGGCGCTCATCTACCGGCATCAAAGATGAGCGCCGCCATTCTGGCGGCATTGATGTCCGCCGGCTTTTAGCCGGCGCGGCGGGCACGGAGGCCCGCCCTCCAAATGAAAATTCACGGATTTATTTGCAATTGGAAAGGGCATGAGCTGAATGCCATTCATCTGGCAGAAAAACTGAAGCCTTTGATCGATGTCACTGTGATTTCCACTGATCCCGGAATCAGAGAAAAACATTCGGATTGGATTCATCTGGATGAAAGCGCGTATTTTTCGGAGCAATGGAATTTAGCAGTCCGCCTTTTTACCGGTGATATCTTCTTTCAAATTCAAGCGGACGCCTTTTTCGATGACTTTCCAAACCTTTTTCAAAAAGCAAAAGCCACATTCAGCGAAGGTTCTATTGGCGTCTATGAACCGAACATAGATCTTACTGCTTACGACTACGATCTATCGAAGCTTTCAGGTTATAAAGAAAATATTTTTGAAGTTCCGTTAACGGACACAATTTGCTGGTTCATATCGGCCGATATTCTTGTACAACTCCCACCGGTTGATCTCGCCATCAACAAATATGGCTGGGGGGTTTGCGCGGCCATTGCAGCCATCAGCCATCTCAACAAGAAGCTGTGTGTGCGTGATTATGACTTTACAGTACGGCATGAGCCTGGACGCGGCTATTCTACGGAAGCGGCATTAAAAGAAAGAGGGCGCTACTTGAGAAGTTTGCCTACCAACATTGCTCAAGAGATGAAATGGATCTACAGATCCCCTTTATTACCGAAGAGGCCGAGAGCCGGGTTGTAGATCAATTCATTCGACCGAACAACCGGATCGATTCGATTAAGGCAGACATCGCTCTGCCTGATTCCAAAAGAATTCGGCCGGCAAGCAGGATGGAAAATGCCAGTAAGAGGATTGCTGAATGCCATGCGCTATGATATGCGGCCGATGCCGCCCAAATGAGCACGAAGATAATGACGCTGAACCATAACCAGTGATGATGGGCATAAATTCGAAAGCGGGTCATTTGCTTTCCCTGACCATGCTCTTCCACAGCCATGAGAAGGCGAGCCGATGCAAAAGCGCCCCCCTTTGCTTCCAGATCCCAGGCATCAAACGATCCCCCGCATGCAACGATTGCGCCTTTTTCTTTAGCTATTTTCAGGATCACGGCAAGCTTCTCTGAAGGATCCTGCCAGAACTCAGTCCACAAACAAACTTGTTTTCCAGTAGGATAAATAAAACGTTTATAGGAAGGCCTCCAGAGCGGCCAGCGTCCTGTAAAGCGGGCCACGAGATGGATACAGTGCAAAATCACACAGAGAATAAAACTCCTGATTCTCGGCATCTTCGTGGAGTGTCCGAAAGAATCCATGATCGGCCTTGAAGATTGGACAGCGCTGAGCACCGGTAGTGAAACTGTGACAGCTAGAAAAATGAGGGAACTTGTCAGGGAAGCCCAGCCAAAACTGAGGCCAGTGAGAAAAGTAATGAATAAAATCAATAGCAGCCATTCCGGAGCAAAAAATAAAGATGGAAATATCCCGTAGGAACTATGGTAAAGCGATTGAAAGGGAGCTGTTCCCCAGACACCGGAATAGATTCGGCTCATGTAAAGCAATCCATTCCCGTAAATACGCCCGGCCCAGTTTACATGGCCGACATAGTTATATTTTTCAGGCCATTTCCTTGCGAGAAGCACTTCAGCTTTTCCGTATCCACGTTGTTGTCTGAAATAGGATGAGATCGAATTACGGCGGTGGTGCCAGACCATCGCTCCGGGATGAAAGCCGATTTTGTGTCCAGCATTCTCTAAACGCCAGCACAGGTCCACATCATCTCCCGCGATTCGAAATTGCGGATCGAACCCGCCAATCGCCTCCAGCACAGACTTCCGGATCGCGAGATTGCAGCCGGGCACATGTTCCGCATCA includes these proteins:
- a CDS encoding sulfotransferase: MTEMPNDKKFVFICGLHRSGTSILFQSLRDHPMISGFRNTGVYEDEGQFLQTVFQPARAYGGPGRFGFDPNSYLDEQSSVASKENSVRLFHDWARYWDLNKPVLLEKSPPNLVRTRFLQTLFPNSFFVVILRHPVAVSCAMKKWEMEDIETLLKHWIICYQVFDRDKEYLSKVHTIKYETLVNNPVAEFNRILDFLELPHHTVQTKIQSDLNAKYFQQWPPAERMKYSELETDVRNFGYSLIDLNFCESY
- a CDS encoding non-ribosomal peptide synthetase, translated to MKHKRGEKYKVFDQVSESWLKGSVIDRFEEVVAEHGDRPAIDDGSLQLTYAELAKLVERIAAVVHATAGSQRGPVGVLLDQETRFPAALLGVLRARRPYVPLDASFPLKRNRQIAAHAGVIAMISSGNLLSLAQELAPSGVPVIDLDSLDNASTGSLPSRPNPDDLSYIIYTSGTTGKPKGVFFVHTNAVFVAADYADAACITCEDRVALVHSPSVAAAVRCMLPALLTGAALHVMAPRRLGASGLVAAIRNRRITVLNAVPRLFRHLVNALPPGERFESIRWVHLAGDRVVWSDVESFCRCFPGHAKLMVAMASTECATAISQWVVNGDRESIGPLVPVGRDLPHRKITLINEEGNQVPDGQAGEMIVTSQYLSGGYWKDPESTAGSFQCDPDDKTIRSFRTGDLARRRPDGLLEFLGRGDERVKLRGYRVELGEVEATLREIQGVDDAAVLICHRADGEALAIVAYITVCAHQKLTSDSILLELSDRLPQYMLPAAIYILDSMPLLPNYKIDRESLQKLDLAREWAVPQAPSAIASQLAAIFERVLDVSDVSSEDTVFSLGGDSLHASMIAVEIEKAFGFQISPDVVLATSGTIGGLAAWIVSQQEENA
- a CDS encoding cupin domain-containing protein, encoding MNIDAALSSQFSEKGFAGPIPILNREECRRALYLRNSGSGVYKGNAMVNYGFYEIACRADIIDLVRELIGEDIFLWGARIIHRNAGSAHPWHTDIECSGDSGKAVNVWIGLERTNEQTGLQLLSHSHTFGCTLQEVAHGAGKKRCEVTSEDILQWGKQRNSQSQLVRMEMHDGEALVMDGNLWHFSQNTMQEGTRVALLLQYASPDKTIRLPRQHSYEWPFQFSDERTPCILINGSDRFGFNQIASPAQPNPLWPNWIQKIESLSWVNKKPGWKSASISRSGIGALSKFNCHVSTLEEEKTPHPPHQHPEEELFLVLSGQVEIIRVNENQETTQERIGPGSFVYHAAYQRHTIRNAGPGRAMYLMFKWEGSPRPDQQERLQSSTFHVWEGRKWNRQGFRQIRMFHQPTLYLEKLHAHFSVLHPGTGYPAHRDPYHVAIVVLKGTVNTLDQEAGPGSVIFYHANEPHGMENHGASKASYLVFEFHE
- a CDS encoding glycosyltransferase family 2 protein, which translates into the protein MRVIALLATYNEERFIRDCLQNLIRQGAEIYLIDNSSEDQTVEIANQFLNRGLIGIEDLPRNGVFDLKPILKRKERLAQMLKADWFLHVDADEILLPPKKFRTLSDAFHEVERAGYNAVNFQEFTFIPTRESPEHDHPEFQTTMRWYYPFLPRFPHRVNAWKSQEARVNLAQSAGHKVRFPGLRLYPESFLMRHYLFLSIGHVLRKYGLRKYAETALRKGWHRSRVDWGHLTSVNIRLPSQTELRAYFSDDQLDPSNPWTRHFLSF